The Pseudophryne corroboree isolate aPseCor3 chromosome 2, aPseCor3.hap2, whole genome shotgun sequence genome has a segment encoding these proteins:
- the AVPR1B gene encoding vasopressin V1b receptor, with the protein MDTNSYLLDLAVNSSDSRDENLAKAEVAVLGTILTVTTLGNLGVLLAIYRRGKKMTRMHLFIVHLAITDLAVALFQILPQLIWDITFRFIGSDLLCRVVKYTQVMSMFASTYMLMMMTIDRYIAVCHPLKTLQQPSRHAYIMIGSTWIISCLLSLPQIFIFSLTEIQQNSGVIDCWADFRYTWGAKAYITWTTVSIFVVPVGILVVCYSLICFEICKNLKGKMQTSGARRRESNGQVMPSRVSSIRTISRAKIRTVKMTFVIVLAYIICWTPFFSVQMWSVWDENAPDDDSSDFAFTITMLLACLSSCSNPWIYMFYSSPQLCPQMPFSLARRQNSAGSASSRRDTLLTQFRTRSLRMQGTCHSIRDLYPAYEDTVVESGLL; encoded by the exons ATGGATACAAACTCTTATCTTCTTGACTTGGCTGTAAATTCTTCAGACTCAAGAGATGAAAATCTAGCTAAGGCGGAGGTGGCGGTTCTAGGTACTATCTTAACAGTCACAACTCTGGGGAACTTAGGTGTTTTGCTTGCCATATATCGCAGAGGGAAGAAGATGACTAGGATGCATCTATTTATTGTGCACCTTGCAATCACTGATCTAGCAGTGGCATTATTTCAGATCTTGCCCCAACTGATTTGGGACATTACTTTCAGGTTCATAGGATCTGACCTCCTTTGCAGGGTTGTGAAGTATACCCAAGTGATGAGTATGTTTGCTTCCACTTACATGCTAATGATGATGACAATAGACCGATACATAGCTGTCTGCCACCCCCTAAAGACTTTACAGCAGCCAAGTAGACATGCGTATATCATGATTGGAAGCACATGGATCATCAGTTGTCTTTTGAGTCTACCTCAAATATTCATTTTCTCGCTAACAGAAATTCAACAGAATTCAGGAGTGATAGATTGCTGGGCCGACTTTAGGTACACATGGGGCGCCAAAGCCTACATCACTTGGACCACTGTATCCATATTTGTTGTGCCTGTGGGAATCCTGGTGGTCTGCTATAGCTTGATCTGTTTTGAGATATGCAAGAATCTCAAAGGGAAAATGCAGACATCTGGGGCAAGACGCAGAGAAAGTAATGGCCAAGTGATGCCTTCCAGAGTGAGCAGTATCCGGACAATATCAAGAGCCAAGATCAGGACAGTGAAAATGACTTTTGTCATTGTTCTGGCATATATCATATGCTGGACACCCTTCTTCAGTGTTCAAATGTGGTCAGTATGGGATGAAAATGCCCCAGATGATG ATTCGTCAGACTTTGCTTTCACCATCACTATGCTTTTGGCCTGCCTGAGCAGCTGTAGTAATCCGTGGATCTATATGTTCTACAGCAGTCCTCAGCTGTGTCCACAAATGCCCTTTTCTCTTGCCCGAAGGCAGAACTCCGCAGGCAGCGCCTCCAGCCGACGGGACACCCTCCTGACACAGTTTCGTACACGATCTTTGAGGATGCAGGGCACATGCCACAGCATAAGAGATCTGTACCCGGCTTATGAAGACACAGTGGTAGAGTCAGGACTTCTCTGA